TACATCTACCAATGTCTTGTCCATGCCATAGCCAGATTGACTGGCACATTGTTTTTCCCTCTTTGCTATAGGTAGTTTGCAACCAGTGTCTAGGGACACATATTACAATGCTGCAACGTACAATAATTCCttgtggacgaacaaaaggggCTAAtaaaaaatcttttgttttcgtccaccaacaagGCGGCTATGATGTTACGTGAAAACCACATATTCCTTTTCCCTTCCATTGGTGTCCGTACTGATCTTGACATACATACACATTCATAAAAATAAGAGTTTGTTACCTAGtagaaaggggggggggggggggagataGGTCTCAGTGAGAACTGCATTTTTTGTGGTCAGCGATCATTCTTCACTGGTTTTTGCAGATTCCATTTGGTGACACAAATCATGTCAAGGATTGGCTTCAAATCAAGGGAACTGTTTATGTTCCTGAGAAAGAGCATAGAAAGAGGCCTATCCAAGGCCTGAACTGTCAAAGAGTCGAAGTGAGTGGAAGCCGTTTTTGGGGATTTTTCAAGGAACACAGCAAATCTCCACAGACATTGTTCTGCAACTGTTATGTTCACAATTACTGCCCTCTAGCGTTTATGACATCAAGTGGCAAGAACATAACTCCACCTAAACTCCCTAAATCTGAAAGACAACAACTGCTTAAAGTCTGTGACAAATCTCTTGTTGAAATTGTTGAACTAACAGGAGTAGAAATTGTTGTGGGAGTTGGAAAATTTGCAGAGGAGAGAGCTTGCAAGGCATTAAAAGATAGTTCTGTTAAAATTTGTTCAATAACACACCCCAGTCCTGCAAGCCCCGTGGCAAATACTGGTTGGAGTTCTCTGGCTCTGTCACAGCTTACAGATTTAGGCCTCATGGGGTACATAATGAAGTCATAAGTGTTATttattaaacatttctattaACACTTGACTGCTTTGTACTACTATGGTGCTATATCTGTAACACCCCAGCTGTTTATTGTAAAGAAAAGtcatctttttttcatttttgaagtttTCCAAATGCATACATAATTTTAGAAACGAATTTCGGTCAATTTGGACCTATAAAAACAATAGCACTGTTTGGTCTCGTGCTTGCAAACCATCAATAAATTATCTATCAAAATCTATCATTTAACCATAAAAAGACATTTATTAGATAATGAGGGTCAACTAAGGTATAACTCTACCTACATAAAAATGGTTTTAGCTGTATAAAATGATATCACACATTTTCCATTCCATTAAACATCatcaaaatttgaaaactttgcaTTTTACTGAAATGCTAGTAGTATTTCTCAATATATTAtaacttttaaatttgatttgtacattGCAGCTTTCAGTTTAAAATTAGCAGTGAACATTCAAGACTTGGAAAATATTTCCCCTTTCACTTCTGCAGATAATGAACATGAATGCAAACAATGACAGATGGTCCTTCTTTTATTGGTGTCCACCAAATAACCCCATTTTATTGTGGTGATTCAGGGTGGGGCAAAAAAATGGATCTGATTCAACCTGCCTTTTGCAATGATTTTAGCTATCAAGgttttttaaatatttatgTGCTACTGAAAAACTAATTTTGCCATAGGCTCCTTATTTCTTGTCCTaaacataataacaataataataataataataataatcttgcTTGTACTTTTGGTTGCAATAGACTCTGTTAATCTCTTTTCCTTGCGTGCCAACTAATATTGTTTGT
The nucleotide sequence above comes from Acropora muricata isolate sample 2 chromosome 12, ASM3666990v1, whole genome shotgun sequence. Encoded proteins:
- the LOC136892427 gene encoding single-strand selective monofunctional uracil DNA glycosylase-like: MAAAAAMVDPVIIPLKKRETGPQSDLCEDVIKLEEELCFSLSLLSFSSPVTHVYNPLEYAKETHNDYVRKYCKLGQKVIFLGMNPGPFGMAQNGIPFGDTNHVKDWLQIKGTVYVPEKEHRKRPIQGLNCQRVEVSGSRFWGFFKEHSKSPQTLFCNCYVHNYCPLAFMTSSGKNITPPKLPKSERQQLLKVCDKSLVEIVELTGVEIVVGVGKFAEERACKALKDSSVKICSITHPSPASPVANTGWSSLALSQLTDLGLMGYIMKS